The Labrus bergylta chromosome 15, fLabBer1.1, whole genome shotgun sequence genome includes a region encoding these proteins:
- the dusp10 gene encoding dual specificity protein phosphatase 10 translates to MPPSPLDDRIVVALPRPIRPQELQLRLDTSYLDSISSSNSDTVISTTVVKIRATANLVTYMPSSKGSTRSLSCGCSSASCCSVTTYEKDSPSLSHSQVSASSPNLSYAGAPTPMVSNHEALSAPSLAPGTPKASVRVIHPNELAKRMTCCPMGHPIGPVPVIIDCRPFMEYNKRHIRGAVHINCSDKISRRRLQQGKITVLDLISCREGKDSYKGIFSKEIVVYDESTTDPNRLTFSQPLHVILESLRREGKDPIILKGGLSCFRQSHENLCEHSLHLHEGLDSGAAAGLSGTLPHSLPSTPDIENADLTPILPFLYLGNEHDAQDINMLQRCNIGYILNVTTHLPLYHYDTGLFIYKRLPATDSNKQNLRQYFEEAFEFIEEAHQAGMGLLIHCQAGVSRSATIVIAYLMKHTWMTMTDAYKFVKTRRPIISPNLNFMGQLLEFEEDLNNGITPRILTPKLIGVETVV, encoded by the exons ATGCCTCCATCTCCTCTTGACGACAGAATTGTGGTGGCGCTGCCAAGGCCGATCCGACCTCAGGAACTCCAACTGCGCCTGGACACCAGCTACCTGGACTCCATCTCCAGCAGCAACAGCGACACAGTCATCAGCACCACCGTGGTGAAGATTCGGGCGACGGCCAATCTTGTGACGTATATGCCCTCATCCAAGGGCTCCACGCGCTCGTTGTCGTGTGGATGCAGCAGTgccagctgctgctctgtgacCACCTATGAGAAGGACAGCCCGAGCCTCAGCCACAGCCAGGTGAGTGCCAGCAGCCCAAACCTCAGCTATGCCGGCGCCCCCACCCCAATGGTCAGCAACCATGAAGCGTTAAGCGCCCCCAGTCTCGCCCCAGGCACTCCAAAGGCATCCGTTAGGGTCATCCACCCCAATGAGCTGGCTAAACGGATGACCTGTTGCCCCATGGGACACCCCATAGGACCCGTGCCGGTCATTATCGACTGCCGGCCCTTCATGGAGTACAATAAGAGACACATTCGGGGGGCCGTGCACATCAACTGCTCCGACAAGATCAGCCGGCGGCGGCTGCAGCAAGGCAAGATCACTGTGCTGGACCTCATCTCCTGCCGCGAGGGCAAGGACTCTTATAAGGGCATCTTCTCCAAAGAGATTGTGGTTTATGATGAGAGCACCACGGACCCCAACCGCCTCACATTTTCTCAGCCGCTGCATGTGATTCTGGAGTCCCTGAGGAGGGAGGGCAAAGACCCCATCATCCTTAAAG GCGGCCTTAGCTGCTTCAGGCAGAGCCATGAAAACCTGTGCGAGCACTCGCTGCACCTTCACGAGGGCTTGGACTCCGGTGCGGCTGCCGGCCTGTCAGGGACGCTACCTCACTCCCTGCCCTCCACCCCGGACATAGAGAACGCAGACCTGACACCCATCCTGCCCTTCCTTTATCTGGGGAACGAGCACGACGCTCAGGACATCAACATGCTGCAGCGCTGCAACATCGGCTACATCCTCAATGTGACCACCCACCTGCCGCTTTACCACTACGACACGGGCCTCTTCATCTACAAACGCCTCCCCGCCACAGACAGCAACAAGCAGAACCTGCGGCAGTACTTCGAGGAGGCGTTTGAATTCATCG aggaAGCACATCAAGCGGGTATGGGCCTTCTGATCCACTGCCAGGCGGGCGTGTCCCGATCAGCCACCATTGTGATCGCTTACCTGATGAAGCACACCTGGATGACCATGACGGACGCCTACAAGTTCGTCAAAACCAGGAGGCCGATCATCTCCCCAAACCTCAACTTCATGGGCCAGCTGCTGGAGTTCGAGGAAGACCTCAACAACGGAATAACGCCACGAATCCTCACGCCAAAGCTGATCGGTGTGGAAACAGTCGTCTAA